In the Nicotiana tabacum cultivar K326 chromosome 16, ASM71507v2, whole genome shotgun sequence genome, one interval contains:
- the LOC107764459 gene encoding putative late blight resistance protein homolog R1A-10 has protein sequence MDSIKGEVMKFKNVHKRIKDAPATTYLSSFSSGRVLDEENTLVGMDDVFNNIRDQLFGQTPALNVVSVVGMGGIGKSTLARSLFNHPSVSRRFDISSWVTVSQSYDAKEMLLDVLSFGTPDGKAMYRNTSEDELLDQVRRKLKRKRYLILLDDIWTIEAWDQVRRSFPDDENGSRIMITTRLLEVANCAGNDFPPHHMPFLSLEDSWKLLSLKVFGNEDCPPQLEEVGKQIAKQCQGLALSVVVIAGLPSKINRTYDDWQQIADNLNSHIGSTSQQCLAILALSYNYLPCSLKACFLYMGVFLEDAKIPTDTLIRIWVAEGFLKTICHKKPEEVAEECLEDLVSRSLIMVNSRGWVSGKIRSCRIHDLIRLLCLRKGKTEKFFHVINECYEVSSEGVESEHRLLLYEDAVQNQNLGLHEDNLDSVRTILCICEPCTSMLEFEYYKIVDTHFQLLRVLDVLMILFQLFPTEITQLVHLRYLAFTTGGDVPTSISNLWNLQTLIVEPTENQLSWPVEIWKMSSLKYFQSGGMSMPVPAPPKAQHILGLEKFKKLSLNEASSNWEEICMAVPNVKELDVIINLDIHPNGWNDFIGSLICLVDLQKLSIQLKVSSHPLFFIRRPAQLWYVFPENLKSLTLVATHLEWTDMPMLSSLPNLEVLKLEFYGFEGSNWNLDEGGFKKLKLLHIHQTRLVHWQAASDSLPVLEYLVLMFCSELEEIPRVIGDIPTLKLIDLHYCSQAAVTSAEEILEEQKSIGNEVLVVTVSPDHPPSLETYYV, from the coding sequence ATGGATTCCATAAAAGGAGAAGTGATGAAGTTCAAGAATGTCCACAAACGTATCAAAGATGCGCCAGCAACAACTTATTTATCCTCCTTCTCGTCTGGGCGTGTCTTGGATGAGGAAAATACACTTGTTGGGATGGACGATGTCTTCAACAACATAAGAGATCAGCTCTTTGGACAAACACCAGCGTTGAATGTTGTCTCAGTTGTTGGTATGGGCGGCATTGGTAAGTCGACACTTGCTAGAAGTTTATTTAATCATCCATCAGTGTCCCGACGTTTTGATATTTCTTCATGGGTTACTGTTTCTCAATCATACGATGCAAAGGAAATGCTATTGGATGTCCTAAGCTTCGGTACTCCAGATGGGAAGGCAATGTACCGCAATACGAGCGAAGATGAATTATTGGACCAAGTGCGtagaaaattgaaaaggaagaGGTATTTGATACTTTTGGACGATATATGGACTATAGAGGCTTGGGACCAGGTAAGAAGATCATTTCCCGATGATGAAAATGGAAGTCGCATAATGATAACTACTAGGCTCCTCGAAGTAGCTAACTGTGCTGGCAATGATTTTCCTCCTCATCACATGCCTTTTCTCAGTCTTGAAGATAGTTGGAAATTACTATCTCTTAAGGTTTTTGGAAATGAAGATTGTCCTCCTCAGCTTGAGGAAGTAGGAAAGCAGATAGCGAAACAATGTCAAGGACTAGCTCTCTCAGTTGTTGTCATCGCTGGGCTTCCGTCGAAGATCAATAGGACATATGATGATTGGCAACAAATTGCTGATAATTTGAATTCCCACATAGGTTCAACCTCCCAGCAGTGTTTAGCAATATTAGCTCTGAGTTACAACTACTTGCCTTGTAGCTTGAAAGCTTGCTTTCTTTATATGGGAGTTTTCCTTGAAGATGCAAAAATTCCTACAGATACGTTGATTAGAATTTGGGTGGCTGAGGGTTTTCTGAAGACAATTTGCCATAAAAAGCCAGAAGAGGTAGCAGAAGAGTGTCTAGAGGATCTAGTTAGCAGAAGTTTGATTATGGTCAACAGTCGAGGATGGGTAAGCGGAAAAATTAGAAGTTGCAGGATTCACGACCTCATTCGGCTATTATGCTTGAGAAAAGGAAAAACCGAGAAGTTTTTTCATGTCATAAATGAATGTTACGAAGTGTCGTCAGAAGGCGTGGAGAGTGAACATCGACTATTATTGTATGAAGATGCTGTGCAAAACCAGAATCTCGGCCTACACGAAGATAATCTGGATTCAGTTCGTACCATCTTGTGCATCTGTGAACCGTGTACTTCTATGCTCGAATTTGAATACTACAAAATAGTGGATACTCATTTTCAGCTGCTAAGGGTATTGGATGTACTAATGATTCTCTTTCAACTTTTTCCCACTGAGATAACACAATTAGTACATTTAAGATATCTTGCTTTTACCACCGGTGGCGATGTTCCAACATCAATTTCTAATCTGTGGAATCTACAGACATTGATTGTCGAGCCAACTGAAAATCAATTATCCTGGCCAGTAGAAATTTGGAAGATGTCAAGTTTGAAATATTTCCAGTCTGGGGGAATGAGTATGCCCGTGCCTGCTCCTCCAAAGGCACAACATATTTTGGGTTTAGAAAAGTTCAAGAAACTTTCACTAAACGAAGCTTCTTCCAACTGGGAGGAAATTTGTATGGCTGTCCCGAACGTAAAGGAATTGGATGTTATTATCAATTTAGATATACATCCTAATGGATGGAATGATTTTATTGGTAGTCTCATATGTCTTGTTGATCTCCAGAAGCTAAGCATTCAACTAAAGGTTTCGTCGCATCCACTGTTTTTTATAAGGCGGCCTGCTCAGCTGTGGTACGTGTTCCCAGAAAACCTCAAGAGTTTGACACTTGTAGCGACACATCTAGAGTGGACAGATATGCCAATGCTTAGCAGCTTACCCAACCTTGAGGTACTCAAACTAGAATTTTATGGTTTTGAAGGGAGCAATTGGAATCTAGATGAAGGGGGTTTCAAGAAACTCAAGTTGCTACACATTCACCAGACGAGATTGGTGCACTGGCAGGCAGCCAGTGATAGTCTTCCAGTTCTAGAGTATCTAGTCCTAATGTTTTGCTCTGAATTGGAGGAGATTCCTAGAGTTATCGGAGATATTCCCACATTAAAATTGATTGACTTGCATTACTGCAGCCAAGCTGCTGTTACTTCTGCAGAGGAAATTCTAGAAGAGCAAAAAAGCATTGGAAATGAAGTTCTTGTGGTTACTGTATCCCCTGATCACCCTCCTTCGCTGGAAACTTACTATGTGTGA